The genomic DNA GTTGGGTGACCAGGCTGCGGCGATAGCTTTCAATATACTCCCGGCGCAATGCGTCCCGCTCGGCCAGTTCAGCAGGGCTTAGCGCTTCACCCGCTTTTACCCTTCGGGCAAATTCGTTGATGCGGTCCAATTTTTTCTGTTCCAAAATAATTACTCCCTG from Oscillospiraceae bacterium MB24-C1 includes the following:
- a CDS encoding DUF896 domain-containing protein, which produces MEQKKLDRINEFARRVKAGEALSPAELAERDALRREYIESYRRSLVTQLNHTYVVDEQGNKTKLKRKDDDLPPC